GCGGGCTGGTCCGTGCGGAGCAACGGAAGTTCACCGAGAACACCGCCGTCCGGTGCGTCCTGGACGCCCGCGAACGGACGATGCACTGCCACCACGAGAAACTGGTCGTCGTCGACGACGAGGTCGCCTTCGTGGGCGGAGTGGACTTCACGGCGCTGGAAGGCGACCGCCACGACAGCCGCGAGCACCCGCCGGACCGGCCGATCGGCTGGCACGACCTGATGACCCGGCTGGCGGGGCCGGTCGTCGCGGACGTGGCGGAGCACTTCCGGCAGCGCTGGACCGAGGTGGCCGGCGAGGACCTGCCCGAGCCCAAGACGCCGGAGCCCGCGGGCACCACCAACGTACAACTGCTGCGCACCGTCCCGGACAAGACCTACGCCTTCGCGCCGCGGGGCGAGTTCACGATCCTCGACGCCTACCTGCGCGCGCTGCGCTCGGCGCGGCGGCTGGTGTACCTGGAGAACCAGTTCCTGTGGTCGCCGGAGATCGCGGAGGTCCTGATCGGCAAGCTGTGCGACCCGCCGGACGAGAAGTTCCGCGTGGTGCTGCTGCTGCCGCGCAAACCGAGCAACGGCGCGGACACCACCCGCGGCCAGCTCGGCCGTCTCCTGGACGCCGACGACGGCAACGACCGCCTGCTGGCCACCACGATCAGCAGCCACGACGGCGAGTCCTCCGCGCCGGTGTACGTGCACGCGAAGCTCGGCATCGTGGACGACGAGTGGATGACGATCGGCTCGGCGAACGTCAACGAGCACTCGCTGTTCAACGACACCGAGGTCAACGTCGCGACCGACGACCGCGACCTGATCCGCGCCACCCGGCTGCGCCTGTGGGCCGAGCACCTGAGACGGCCGGCCGCGGACCTGGACGCCGACCCCGCCGACGTCGTCGACGACCTGTGGCGCCCGATCGCCGAGGACCAGGCCGAGCGCGAACGCCGCGGCGAGCCGCGAACGCACCGGCTGGTGCTGCTGCCCGGGGTGTCCCGCCGCGCGGAACGGCTGCAGGGCCCACTGCGCGGCCTGCTCGTCGACGGCTGAACCGGGCGGCGCCGCGGGCGTATCCGCACTAGCGTGGGCAGCGTGCGTGTGGCGACCTGGAACGTGAACTCCGTGAAGCAGCGGGTGCCGAGGCTGCTGCCGTGGCTGGACCAGCGGCAGCCGGACGTGGTGTGCCTGCAGGAGACCAAACTGTCCGACGAAGCCTTCCGTGACCTGCTCGGCGACGAGCTCGCGAACCGCGGCTACGAGACCGCCCTGGCCGGCGAACCGCGCTGGAACGGTGTCGCGATCCTGTCCCGGGTGGGCCTCGACGACGTCGTCACCGGTTTGGCGGGCGCGCCGGGCTTCCCGCACCCCGAGGCGCGCGCGGTGGCGGCGACCTGCGGCGGCGTCCGGATCCACTCGCTGTACGTGCCCAACGGCCGCACCCCCGGCTCCGACCACTACCAGTACAAGCTGGCGTGGCTGGCGGCGTTGCGGGAGGTCGTCGCCGGCGGCCCGGAAGCCGCCATGCTGTGCGGCGACATGAACATCGCGCCCGCCGACGCCGACGTCTTCGACCCCGCCGCTTACGAGGGCCACACCCACGTGACGGAACCGGAGCGCGCCGCCCTCGCCGCGCTCACCGACCTGGGCCTGCGGGACGTGGTCCGCGACCGCTGGCCGCACGAACGGGTCTTCACCTACTGGGACTACCGGGCCGGCATGTTCCACCAGGACCTCGGCATGCGCATCGACCTGGTGCTGGCCTCGGCCCCGGTGGCCGGCCGGGTGGCGGCGGCGTGGGTCGACCGGCACGCCCGCAAGGGCACCGGGCCGAGCGACCACGCCCCGGTGATCGTCGACCTGGACGAAGCCCCCGACGGCGACATCGGCCCGGTCGTGCCGCCGCCGTCCGCGCCACGGGGACGCAAGGGCAAGGTCACGCTGCCGCAGTCGAAGTGAGTCAGGCCGCGCTGCGCCACGCCCGGCGCAGCGCCACCTTGCCGCCCATCTGCAACAGCGCTCCCGAGTACAGCCGGGAGGCCAGCAGCACGACCAGCACCACCGACGCGCACAGCACGCCCAGCGAGAGCAGCGCCTCCCAGGTCTGGGCTTCGCCGGTGAACATGCGCACCGGCATCGCGACGGCGGCGGAGAACGGCAGGTAGGACAGGACCGCCAGCACGGAAGCGTTGCCGGAGAAGAACATCACCGCGAAGTAGGGCCCCATGACCAGCAGCATCACCAGGCCCATGCTGGATCCGAGGTCCTCCTGCCTGCTCACCACCGACCCGGCGACCGCCCACATCGCCGCCAGCAACACGAAACCCGCGCACACGAACGGCACGAACCAGCCCAGCGCGGGCGCGACGACCCCGAGGAGCGCCGTCTGGCCGCCGAGGGACAACGCGATCGGCGCGGCGACGGCGAGCACGACCAGCTGTCCCACGGCCAGGGCGGTGTGCCCCAGCACCTTCCCCGCCAGCAACGCCCGCACCGGCGCGGTCACCACGAGGATCTCCACGATGCGTGTCTGCTTCTCGGTGACGGTGCTCTGCGCGATGGCGATACCGCCCATGCCGATCAGGAAGAACACCAGCGCGAACACCATGATCACCAACTGCTGCGCGCCGTGCCCCACGGCACCGGGCTCGAGCAGCTCGACCGGCGGGGCGGTGCTCAGCGCCTGCACCACCTCGGTGGGCGTGCTGGACATCCCGAGCACGCGGATCCCACCGGCGTCCGGCAGGATCGCGGCGTCGACGTCCCCGGAGCGCACCAGTTCGCGGGCGGCGGCGACGTCGGCGACCTCGCGGACGTCGAGGTCCACACCGGACACCGTCTGCGCCGCGGCCGGTCCCACGACCGCGACGGACGGCGGGCCGCCGGCGAACACCGACGGCAGCACCGCGGCCGCGAACAGGCCGGCCACGATCAGCACGAGCCCGACCCAGAACCCCTTGGAACGCAGGAAGGTTCCGATCTCGCGCGCGGCCACCAGCCGGGTCTGCGCCCAGAACGAGGCGTCCTCGCCCAGGTCGGTCACGGACGTCATCACACGGCCTCCTTGAAGATCTCCTCGAGCGAGGGCACGACCGGCACGAAACTGCGCACTTCCCCGCGCCGCAGCGCGGACGCGAGCACCCGCTGCTCACCGCCCCCGTCACCGGTCAGGTCGAACACCGCCCGCGGGCCGTCGACCTCGACGACGTCGACGCCCGGCTCGTCCCGCACCCACCCCGCGTCACCGCCGACGACGATCTCGAACCGCGCCGTCCCGTACCGCGCGTGCAGCTCCTCGCGGGTCCCGCCGGCCTTGATGGTGCCGCCGGAGATGATCACCACGTCGTCGCACAGCCGCTCGACCAGCGAGAGCTGGTGGCTGGAGAACAGCACCGGCACACCTGCCGCGGCCCGTTCGCGCAGCACGCCCAGCACGATGTCGACGGCGAGCGGGTCCAGCCCGGAGAACGGCTCGTCCAGGATGAGCATGTCCGGGTCGTGCACGAGGGCGGCGGCGACCTGCGCCCGCTGCTGGTTGCCCAGCGACAGCTCCTCCAGCCGGTCACCCGCCCGGTCGGCCAGTTCCAGCTGCTCCAGGAGCTTGGCGGTGGCGGCGCGGGCCGCGGCCTCGCCGAGCCCGTGCATGCGGCCGAGCCAGGTGATCTGCTCACCGACCCTCATCTTCGGGTACAGCCCGCGTTCCTCGGGCATGTAGCCGAACCGCCTGCGCTGCGCGGGCGTCATCGGGCGGCCGCACCAGGTGACGGTGCCGCCGTGCGCGGCGAGGACGCCCAGCACGATCCGCATCGTCGTGGTCTTGCCCGACCCGTTCGCGCCGAGGAACCCGGTCATGCGCCCCGGACGGACCTCGAAGGACACGTCGTCGAGGACCCGGTGCTCGCCGAAACTCCGGGACAGGGAGGTCACGGTCAACATGTCCGGAAACGCTAGGCGCACGTGGCGTTCCGGGCGTCCGGCCGGAGATCGAATCCGCGGGTCCTCCTGGCGGAGGACCCCGCTCAGCCGCCGCCGGGGGCGACGATCCCGCGCTCGTAGGCGTACACCACGGCGGAGGTGCGGTCCCGCAGGCCGAGCTTGCGCAGGATCCGCGACACGTGCGTCTTGACGGTGGTCTCGCCGAGGACCAGCTCGGCGGCGATCTCGCCGTTGCTCGCGCCGCGCGCCATCAGCACCAGGACCTCGAACTCGCGGTCGGTCAGCTCCGGTGGGCGGTTCCCGGTCACCGGCGCGGGCGCGGCGAACCGGCTGATCACCCGCCGGGTCACCTCCGGGGAGAGCAGGGCGTCGCCCCGGGCGACCACGCGGACCGACTCGATGAGGTCCTCCGGCGAGGCGTTCTTGAGCAGGAACCCGCTCGCGCCCGCGCGCAACGCCTCGAACAGGTAGTCCTCCCGGTCGAACGTGGTCAGGATGACCACCTTGACCCCGGCCTCGGCGGGCCGGTCGCCGAGGATGCGGCGGGTGGCCTCCAGACCGTCGAGCCCGGGCATCTGCACATCCATCAGAACGACGTCGGCGGCGGTGCGCTCGACGACCGCGACCGCCTCGGCCCCGTCACGGGCTTCGCCGACGACCTCGATGCCCGGCTCCGTCCCAAGGATGACCCGGAAGCCCGCACGCACCAGGTCCTGGTCGTCGGCGAGCACCACCCGCAGTGTCACGGTCGCGTCAGCTCCTCACGGTCGGCGGCGCGGGTGGGCAGGCTGGCGCGGACCAGGAAACCGCCGTCGCGGCGCGGCCCGGCCTCGAACTCGCCGCCGTGCACGGCGACCCTCTCCCGCATGCCCCGCAGCCCGAACCCGCCGCCCGCGGTCATGGCGGCGCGGCCCCGCCCGTCGTCGGTGACCTCGACCTCCAGGCTGGTGTCGAGAAACCGCACCCGCACCTCCGCGGTGCGCGCGCCGGCGTGCTTGACCACATTGGTCAGTGCCTCCTGCGCGACCCGGTACGCCGTCAGCGCCACGCTGTCCGGGACCGGGCGCGGCTGCCCGTACTCGCCGTACCGCACCTCGACCCCGGCCGCCCTGGTCGCGGCGGCCAGCCGCGGCAGCTCCGCCAGCCCCGGCGAGGCCTCGTGGCCGGCGGCAGGATCCGGTTCGCCCCGCGGATCCGCGCGCAGCACGCCGAGCAGCCCGCGCAGCTCGCTGATCGCGGTGCGCGCGGTCTCCTCGACCGTGTGCAGCGCGGAGGCGGCCAGGTCCCGGTCGGTGCCGAGCACCCGGCGCGCCGCGGACGCCTGGATGCCCATGACGGACACGTGGTGGGCCACGACGTCGTGCAGGTCACGGGCGATGCGGATGCGCTCGGCGACGATGGCGCCGCGGGCGTTCTCCTCCTGCGAGGCCCGCAGCTGTTCCGCGCGCCGGGTCAGCTCCGCGCGGCCGCGCGCGGAACGCCACGCGAGATCGCCGAAGAAGTAGGCCGCCAGGAAGAACATCAGGTTGAACACGACCTGGTAGAGCACGGTCGCCAGCACCGGATCCAGCGGCCCGCGCGCGCCGGGGAACGGGCTGGGCTCGACGAGGAACCAGACGAGCCCCACGGCGAGCCAGGTGAACATCGCGACGATCACGGCGATGCGCGTCCACCGCGCCCACCGGCGGTCGCGCGCCCACGCGCCCGCGCTGTAGATGGCCAGGAACAACGCGACGGACGGCATGAACCCGTCACCGATGCGGCGTACCTGCGCGGCGATGAACACCACGCCCACCACGGCGAGCACGACCAGCGGGAACCGGCGGCGCAGCGCCAGCGGCAGGGTGAGCGCCGCGGTCCACACCAGCTGCTCGGTGAGCGACGGCGCGCTGCCGAACGCGTAGGCGCCCATGCTGTTGATCAGCACGAGCATCCCGGCCGAGGTAAGCAGGACCAGCAACGCCAGCAAGACGTCCTGACGCCGCTGCCGGGCGGTCGGACCGGGCCGCTGCCACCGGCTCCAGTCCGGCTCCTCCTCCGCTGTCCCCACCCGGCCAAACTACCTACCGGACGGCACCCGCACGACGGTGCCCTCGCCGTTGGCGGCCACGTACAGCGTCCCGTCCGGTGCGGCCGCGACGCCGGCGAAGCGGCCCGGCAACCCCGGCATCCCGTGTGCGAACAACGGTTCCCCTGCCGGCGGCAGGACAGCCAGGTCCTCGACCTCGACCCGGGTCTCGCCCGTGCCCAGGCCGACCGCCGTCAGACGGCCCACGCCGGCCTCGACCACGAACAACTCGTTCCCCCGCACGGCGATCCCCTGCGGCGCCTGGAGTCCCGCGGCCACGGGCAGCGCCTCCGGCAGCCGCAGCACCGCGCCGGCGGCCTCGTCGCTGACGTACCAGGTGCCGTCGGCCGCCGCGACGTCCACCGGCCGGGACAGCCCCTCCGCGAGCACGGTCAGCACGTCGTCCGCGTCGATCGCCACCACGCGGCCGGCCCCGGACTCGGCCACCACCAGCCGACCGTCCCCCACCGCGAGGCCCATCGGCTGCGCCAGTCCCGTCGCCCGCGTCCGCACCGTCCCCGTCGCCGGGTCGTAGGTGCGCACGTCGCCGTACTGGGAAGTGACGTGCAGCAGCGGGCCGTCCGCGGCGATGCCGTGGCTGAACACCAGCATCTCCCGCATCGTCACGCCCGTGTCGCCGACCCGGGTGACGCGGTAGTGGTCGGCGGCGGACACCGTGCCCGCCAGGTCGACGGTCACCCCGAACGGGCCGGCCAGACCGCGCGGCACGACCTCCCGCGACCGCCCGTCCGGGTGCACCTCGGCGATCCCGCCGCCGGCGAAGCTGGACACGAACATCCGGTTCTCGTCGTCGAACGCGGCGTTGTCCAGCCCCGCGATCCCGGTCTCCACAATGGACCGCCCGCCCGCGTCGATCCGCGTCACGATCCCCGCCCTGCCGCGCGACAGCACCAGCAGGGCGCCGCCCCGGTCGAACCGCACGGCGACCGGCTCGTGCACGCCGTCGGCCACGAGCTCCGCCGGGCCGCCGTCCGGTGGGACGCGGAAGACCTCGCCGGTCATCATGTGCGGGTAGTACAGGAACCCGTCCGGCCCGAGCTGCATCGCGTTGCCCATCGCCAGCCCGTCGGCGAGCACCACCGGCTCCCCGCCGCCGGGGAACAGCTCCAGCAGGCGGCCGCCCATCCGCATCTCGTTGACGAACAACCGGTCGCCCGCGCACGCGATGCCGTTGGGCAGCGCCACGTCGTCCGACACGAGCGCGTACTCCCCGTCCGGCGCGCGGCGCCACACCCGCCCCGGCACGAGGTCGGTGATGTACATCGACCCGTCGGCGCCGAACGCGAGGTCGTCCGGTGAGCGCACCGGGCTGTCCGCGCCGGCCACCACCTCGACGTCGCCCGAGGCGAGGTCCACCGCGCTGATCAGTCCACTGAGGAACTGCGCGACGTACAACCGGCCGTCCGGCCCGAACGCGACCCCGTTGGAGCCGCGCATCGGCGCCGGCGGGACGATCCGGCTACCCACCGAGCACCTCGGCCAGCCCGGGACCCCGGCGCCACTCGCGCAGCAGCTCGTGGAACGCGACCGGCCCCTCGCCGAAGGACTGGCGCTTGCGTGGCTTGCCTTCGTTGTTGTAGTAGCCGGGCGTGCAGTCGGCGAGGAACTGTTCCAGGTCGGGTGCGGTCCGCTCGATCGTGCGCAGCCACTCGTCCTCGGCCGCGACGGTCGGTTCGACCGTCGCACCGCGCTTGCGGGCTTCGGCGACGACCGCGCCGACGTGCGTGGCCTGCTCGTCCAGGACATGCACGAAGTTGACCGAGCTGGCGTTGTGCAGCGGGCCGAGGTGGAACAGGTTCGGAAACCCGTTGCTGTAGAAGCCGTGCAGCGTGCGCGGCCCGCTCCGCCAGCTGCCCAGCAGCGACTGCCCGTCCCGGCCGTGCACCGGCAGCCGTCCGGTCAGCACGTCGGACTTGCCGACCTCGAACCCGGTGGCGAAGATGATGCAGTCCACTTCGTACTCCTCGCCGCCGACGACGAGCGAGCTGCCGGTGATCCGCTCCACGCCACCGAAGTCGGCGGTGTCCACGAGCGTCACGTTGGGCCGGTTGAAGGTCTGCAGGTACTCGTCGCTGAACCCGGGCCGCTTGCACGCGTAGCGGTACCACGGCTTGAGCTTCTCGGCCGTGACCGGGTCCGCCACGAGCGCGTCCACGCGGGCACGCAGCTCGTTCATCTTGCGGAAATCGGCGAGCTCCTCCTCTTCGGGCGTCATCGTGCGCATCCCGGTCGGCGTGATGTTGCCCAGCAGCGCGGCGCTGCCGGTCCAGGAGTCGGACACCAGGTCCTCGTCCACCGGGTAGCCGCTGATCACGCGCAGGAAGTTCTCCCGGCGGCGCGACGCCCAGCCCGGTTCCAGCCGCGCGGCCCACTCCGGGTCCGTGCGCCGGTTGGCGCGGACGTCCACAGTAGACGGGGTGCGCTGGAAGACGTACAGGTGCGCGGCGTCGCGGCCGAGGTGCGGGACGACCTGCAGCCCGGTCGACCCGGTGCCGATCAGCGCGACCCGCTTGTCCGCGAGCCCGGTCAGGCCGCCGTTCGCGTCGCCGCCGGTGTAGCCGTAGTCCCAGCGGCTGGTGTGGAAGGTGTGGCCGCGAAAGGCCTCGATGCCCGGGATGCCGGGCAGCTTGGGCCGGTCGAGGGTGCCGTTGGAGACCACCACGTACCGCGCGCGGATGCGCTCGCCGCGGTCGGTGCTGACGATCCAGTGCGTTTCGTCCCAGCGCAGCTCGGTGACGCCGGTCTGGAAGCAGGCGTCGCGGTAGAGGTCGTAGTGCCTGCCGATCGCCTGCGCGTGCCGGAGGATCTCCGCGCCCGGGGCGTAGCGCCACTCCGGGACGTAGCCCAGCTCGTCCAGCAACGGGAGGTACACATAGGACTCGATGTCGCAGTGGATGCCGGGATAGCGGTTCCAGTACCAGGTGCCGCCGAAGTCCCCGGCCTTCTCGACGACCCGGATGCTCTCCACCCCGGCCTCGCGCAGGCGGGCGCCCGCGAGCAGGCCGCCGAAGCCGCCTCCGATCACCACCGCCTCGACCTCGTCGCGCAACGGCTCGCGGGTGAACCCGGGGTCGGCGTGCGGGTCGTCGGCGTAGTAGCCGAACGCGCCCTCGGCGCCCTGGTACTGGGCGGCGCCATCGGGCCGGATGCGGCGGTCGCGTTCGGCGCGGTACTTCGCGCGCAGCGCGGCCAGGTCGAGTTCCATGCAGAGCCCCCTGTTAAA
The window above is part of the Amycolatopsis thermoflava N1165 genome. Proteins encoded here:
- a CDS encoding phospholipase D-like domain-containing protein; protein product: MLEPTGTEDRFGGRAATRHGNRLEVLVDGEEALPAIAAAIRGAKSHVHIANWHASPDFRLTREPDAPTLRDLLASTAQRGVDVRLLLWAGPPVPAFQPTRGLVRAEQRKFTENTAVRCVLDARERTMHCHHEKLVVVDDEVAFVGGVDFTALEGDRHDSREHPPDRPIGWHDLMTRLAGPVVADVAEHFRQRWTEVAGEDLPEPKTPEPAGTTNVQLLRTVPDKTYAFAPRGEFTILDAYLRALRSARRLVYLENQFLWSPEIAEVLIGKLCDPPDEKFRVVLLLPRKPSNGADTTRGQLGRLLDADDGNDRLLATTISSHDGESSAPVYVHAKLGIVDDEWMTIGSANVNEHSLFNDTEVNVATDDRDLIRATRLRLWAEHLRRPAADLDADPADVVDDLWRPIAEDQAERERRGEPRTHRLVLLPGVSRRAERLQGPLRGLLVDG
- a CDS encoding exodeoxyribonuclease III, whose amino-acid sequence is MGSVRVATWNVNSVKQRVPRLLPWLDQRQPDVVCLQETKLSDEAFRDLLGDELANRGYETALAGEPRWNGVAILSRVGLDDVVTGLAGAPGFPHPEARAVAATCGGVRIHSLYVPNGRTPGSDHYQYKLAWLAALREVVAGGPEAAMLCGDMNIAPADADVFDPAAYEGHTHVTEPERAALAALTDLGLRDVVRDRWPHERVFTYWDYRAGMFHQDLGMRIDLVLASAPVAGRVAAAWVDRHARKGTGPSDHAPVIVDLDEAPDGDIGPVVPPPSAPRGRKGKVTLPQSK
- a CDS encoding ABC transporter permease, which produces MTSVTDLGEDASFWAQTRLVAAREIGTFLRSKGFWVGLVLIVAGLFAAAVLPSVFAGGPPSVAVVGPAAAQTVSGVDLDVREVADVAAARELVRSGDVDAAILPDAGGIRVLGMSSTPTEVVQALSTAPPVELLEPGAVGHGAQQLVIMVFALVFFLIGMGGIAIAQSTVTEKQTRIVEILVVTAPVRALLAGKVLGHTALAVGQLVVLAVAAPIALSLGGQTALLGVVAPALGWFVPFVCAGFVLLAAMWAVAGSVVSRQEDLGSSMGLVMLLVMGPYFAVMFFSGNASVLAVLSYLPFSAAVAMPVRMFTGEAQTWEALLSLGVLCASVVLVVLLASRLYSGALLQMGGKVALRRAWRSAA
- a CDS encoding ABC transporter ATP-binding protein — encoded protein: MLTVTSLSRSFGEHRVLDDVSFEVRPGRMTGFLGANGSGKTTTMRIVLGVLAAHGGTVTWCGRPMTPAQRRRFGYMPEERGLYPKMRVGEQITWLGRMHGLGEAAARAATAKLLEQLELADRAGDRLEELSLGNQQRAQVAAALVHDPDMLILDEPFSGLDPLAVDIVLGVLRERAAAGVPVLFSSHQLSLVERLCDDVVIISGGTIKAGGTREELHARYGTARFEIVVGGDAGWVRDEPGVDVVEVDGPRAVFDLTGDGGGEQRVLASALRRGEVRSFVPVVPSLEEIFKEAV
- a CDS encoding response regulator, with translation MTLRVVLADDQDLVRAGFRVILGTEPGIEVVGEARDGAEAVAVVERTAADVVLMDVQMPGLDGLEATRRILGDRPAEAGVKVVILTTFDREDYLFEALRAGASGFLLKNASPEDLIESVRVVARGDALLSPEVTRRVISRFAAPAPVTGNRPPELTDREFEVLVLMARGASNGEIAAELVLGETTVKTHVSRILRKLGLRDRTSAVVYAYERGIVAPGGG
- a CDS encoding sensor histidine kinase; this encodes MGTAEEEPDWSRWQRPGPTARQRRQDVLLALLVLLTSAGMLVLINSMGAYAFGSAPSLTEQLVWTAALTLPLALRRRFPLVVLAVVGVVFIAAQVRRIGDGFMPSVALFLAIYSAGAWARDRRWARWTRIAVIVAMFTWLAVGLVWFLVEPSPFPGARGPLDPVLATVLYQVVFNLMFFLAAYFFGDLAWRSARGRAELTRRAEQLRASQEENARGAIVAERIRIARDLHDVVAHHVSVMGIQASAARRVLGTDRDLAASALHTVEETARTAISELRGLLGVLRADPRGEPDPAAGHEASPGLAELPRLAAATRAAGVEVRYGEYGQPRPVPDSVALTAYRVAQEALTNVVKHAGARTAEVRVRFLDTSLEVEVTDDGRGRAAMTAGGGFGLRGMRERVAVHGGEFEAGPRRDGGFLVRASLPTRAADREELTRP
- a CDS encoding PQQ-binding-like beta-propeller repeat protein, which translates into the protein MGSRIVPPAPMRGSNGVAFGPDGRLYVAQFLSGLISAVDLASGDVEVVAGADSPVRSPDDLAFGADGSMYITDLVPGRVWRRAPDGEYALVSDDVALPNGIACAGDRLFVNEMRMGGRLLELFPGGGEPVVLADGLAMGNAMQLGPDGFLYYPHMMTGEVFRVPPDGGPAELVADGVHEPVAVRFDRGGALLVLSRGRAGIVTRIDAGGRSIVETGIAGLDNAAFDDENRMFVSSFAGGGIAEVHPDGRSREVVPRGLAGPFGVTVDLAGTVSAADHYRVTRVGDTGVTMREMLVFSHGIAADGPLLHVTSQYGDVRTYDPATGTVRTRATGLAQPMGLAVGDGRLVVAESGAGRVVAIDADDVLTVLAEGLSRPVDVAAADGTWYVSDEAAGAVLRLPEALPVAAGLQAPQGIAVRGNELFVVEAGVGRLTAVGLGTGETRVEVEDLAVLPPAGEPLFAHGMPGLPGRFAGVAAAPDGTLYVAANGEGTVVRVPSGR
- a CDS encoding flavin-containing monooxygenase; translation: MELDLAALRAKYRAERDRRIRPDGAAQYQGAEGAFGYYADDPHADPGFTREPLRDEVEAVVIGGGFGGLLAGARLREAGVESIRVVEKAGDFGGTWYWNRYPGIHCDIESYVYLPLLDELGYVPEWRYAPGAEILRHAQAIGRHYDLYRDACFQTGVTELRWDETHWIVSTDRGERIRARYVVVSNGTLDRPKLPGIPGIEAFRGHTFHTSRWDYGYTGGDANGGLTGLADKRVALIGTGSTGLQVVPHLGRDAAHLYVFQRTPSTVDVRANRRTDPEWAARLEPGWASRRRENFLRVISGYPVDEDLVSDSWTGSAALLGNITPTGMRTMTPEEEELADFRKMNELRARVDALVADPVTAEKLKPWYRYACKRPGFSDEYLQTFNRPNVTLVDTADFGGVERITGSSLVVGGEEYEVDCIIFATGFEVGKSDVLTGRLPVHGRDGQSLLGSWRSGPRTLHGFYSNGFPNLFHLGPLHNASSVNFVHVLDEQATHVGAVVAEARKRGATVEPTVAAEDEWLRTIERTAPDLEQFLADCTPGYYNNEGKPRKRQSFGEGPVAFHELLREWRRGPGLAEVLGG